Sequence from the Kineosporia succinea genome:
GCATGTTGCCCACGTCGGTGAGCGGCGAGCCGCTGAACGCGAACTCCCAGTCGAGCACGGCCGCCACCTCCCAGCGCCCGTGCACGCGGTGCACCACGAGGTTCTTCGGGTTGAAGTCCATGTGCACGAGTTGCCGTGCCCCGGCGACGGAGTCGACCCGATGGGTGGACGCGAGCGCGAGCGCCAGCAGGTCGCGTTGCTCGCGCCCGGTCAGGACCCGCGCGGCGTGCCCGGCCGCGAGCGCCCGGTCGACCGCGTCAAGAGGATCGATGAGGACATCCGTGCCGTCCGGTTCGAGCGAACCCTCGCGAAAGGCTCCCGGGGCCGCGAAGCCGACGGCCGCGAACTGGGCCAGGACCTGCCCGACGGATCGCCCCAGCGTCTCGCTCTCGGCTGCGGTGGAACGGCTTTGACGATCGAGGACGAGGTCGAGAGGCTCTCCGTCGACGTACCGGTAGACCAGGGTCGGCTCACCGGACGCCTCGCCGGTGAGGTCGGCGCCGACCACCTCGACCGAGGGCACCACCCCGGCCAGACGCTGCGCGAGGGCCAGCTCGAGCGCACAGGGGTTGTGCCGGCGGTAGCGCCGCACCACGTAGCGATCGCCGGAAAGCACCGACACGGCCACCATTTCGTGGTTGACGCCGCCCTCGAGCGGCCGGGCCTCCACGACCTGCTCGCCGGGCAGGACCTCGCCGGTCAGCCATCCGAGCAGCGGATTGCCAAGTCCGGTATGTAATTTCGTCTCCCCCATCGCACGGACTGTACTCTGATCTCGGCCATGGGGCTATCATCGAGCGAGATCGCCCGGAGCAGCACGACTGGTGCAGCGGGGAGGCATTCCTCCCCGGCCCGCCGGGCCGACGACGCCGCAGGCCATCACGGGGAGGACTTCCCAGCATGCCCACGCACCCGCCTCGTCCCACCACCCACCGGCACCTCCGGCTCGCCAGCGAAAACCCCTGGGACGCGGCCCACCTCGCCGCCCGCCTCCGGGAGTTCACCACCCCCGGCGACAACGGCACCCTGCGCTGGGCGGTCGACGGCACCGAGGCCTCGATCAGTCTCCGGACCCCCGCGACCCCCACCACGCAACCCCCGGTGCGCACGTCGTCCACCATTCTCGTGACCGCCCCGAACGGGCCGGGAGCCCTGAGATTCACCGACGCCCACCACGCGCCGGGCCTCGAGATCCAGGTGCCGGTGCACTCGGGGGCGGCCCTGGTCGGGGTGCTCGACCTGATCACCTGGAAGGCGCACGTCGGGCCCGGCGGCGAGACGGTCGACCCGGCCGACCTCGCCGAGCAGCACGACCTGCCCGCCGACTTCTGGGACCGGGCCCGCAAGGGCCGCAACCGCACCGAAGATCTTCTGCGCGCCCGGTTCCCGCAGATCGAGGAGGCCCAGAACCGCGGCGAGCGGCTCGACGGCCTGTTCCAGGCGGCCGTGCGCGACCTGCCGGCCGGCAACCGGCCCGATCACACCCCCGTTCTTTACGGGAGTGCCGTCGAGGGCATCGGCCTCCAGCCACTGCTCGACGCGATGGTCCGCCTGCTTCCCGGGCGCCCCTGACGCCGGGCGCCCACCGGCCGGGATCACGCTCCTGACGACCCTGAACATGATCACGTCCGACGACATCGGCGACCGGCCTCCGGACGACGCGCACCACGGTCGCCCACGGTCGTGCACCCCTGGACTGGCCGTCCCGACGGCATCACCTCGCGGCCTTCTCACCCGGCGAACCGCAGAAGCTCACCCGGGCGAACCACGGGAGGCAGTTGCTGCCTGATCGCACTGCGTGCCGGGATCCTGACGGAGCGTCCGAGGTGCCACTCGTCCGGAGGTGCCGCTTCGATGACGATTTGCCGCACAGGACTACGAATTTGGTATGAACACAGCCGTGGCCCGTAATGTGGAGGCCATGTCGCCGTCGCGTCCCCAGCGCAATGTCCTGGGCCTGCTCGGTGCCTTCGTCGTGACGAGCTTGGTGGCGGGGATTCTCGCGGCCGGGCTCGCCGTACCGGCGATCGGC
This genomic interval carries:
- a CDS encoding phosphotransferase family protein — its product is MGETKLHTGLGNPLLGWLTGEVLPGEQVVEARPLEGGVNHEMVAVSVLSGDRYVVRRYRRHNPCALELALAQRLAGVVPSVEVVGADLTGEASGEPTLVYRYVDGEPLDLVLDRQSRSTAAESETLGRSVGQVLAQFAAVGFAAPGAFREGSLEPDGTDVLIDPLDAVDRALAAGHAARVLTGREQRDLLALALASTHRVDSVAGARQLVHMDFNPKNLVVHRVHGRWEVAAVLDWEFAFSGSPLTDVGNMLRFSENYPREYVAGFHDGYVDAGGVLPPDWFEISRALDLFTLADILAHPPEGDMFSRVAALVRRRLGDST